Proteins encoded together in one Chitinophaga lutea window:
- a CDS encoding DUF983 domain-containing protein, translating into MERKPNLVLSVLQNKCPRCRHGKLYEDANPYHLKKFMKMNEHCPACGQPSEPETGFYFGTGYVSYALSVALSVSTFVAWWVLLGFSLYDNRIFWWLGVNAVLLIVLQPVLMRLSRSIWLAFFVYYDQNWRQDRILKV; encoded by the coding sequence ATGGAACGTAAACCGAACCTGGTGCTGAGCGTTTTGCAGAATAAATGTCCACGCTGCCGGCACGGCAAGTTATACGAGGATGCGAATCCCTATCACCTCAAAAAATTCATGAAAATGAACGAGCACTGCCCGGCATGCGGTCAGCCATCGGAACCGGAAACCGGCTTTTATTTCGGCACCGGCTACGTGAGTTATGCGCTGTCTGTTGCCCTGAGCGTATCAACGTTTGTGGCGTGGTGGGTATTGCTGGGTTTTTCCCTGTACGACAACCGTATTTTCTGGTGGCTGGGCGTGAACGCCGTGCTGCTGATCGTGTTGCAGCCCGTATTGATGCGGCTTTCGCGCAGCATCTGGCTCGCCTTTTTTGTGTATTATGACCAGAACTGGCGGCAGGACAGGATTTTGAAAGTATAA
- a CDS encoding helix-turn-helix domain-containing protein gives MKPSIPVYDICSISTGHKQEDLLAERMSHYLKKNYQRVHQQHGHSFFHMVFFTEGSGSQTIDFSRYAVTPHQIYFMVPGQVHSWHFNPDVDGYVIHFSEAFFRTFLLDHDYLDRFTFFSGNSKDQVMTVPAGSRKDVTALLEKILDETAQQEYDMVRVLLLQLFLTIEKCCGKDGTKIIPQQKQLVLRNFQQLINKHYRNIKLPKEYAELLYITPNHLNALCQDLLGKTAGELIRDRILLEAKRMLTNAGMTVTQIARELNFEDNSYFSRFFKKYEGITPDEFRKNLN, from the coding sequence ATGAAACCATCCATCCCGGTGTACGACATCTGCAGCATCAGCACAGGCCACAAGCAGGAAGACCTGCTCGCCGAAAGGATGAGCCACTATCTCAAAAAGAACTACCAGCGGGTGCATCAGCAACACGGGCACTCCTTTTTTCATATGGTGTTTTTTACGGAGGGCAGCGGCTCGCAGACGATCGACTTCTCCCGCTACGCCGTTACGCCCCACCAGATTTATTTTATGGTGCCGGGCCAGGTGCACAGCTGGCATTTTAACCCGGATGTGGATGGATACGTGATCCATTTCTCGGAAGCCTTCTTCCGCACTTTTCTGCTCGATCATGATTACCTCGACCGGTTCACCTTCTTCTCCGGCAACAGCAAAGACCAGGTAATGACCGTGCCGGCCGGGTCGCGGAAAGACGTTACCGCGCTGCTCGAAAAAATCCTCGACGAAACCGCCCAGCAGGAATACGATATGGTACGGGTGCTGCTCCTGCAGTTGTTCCTCACCATCGAAAAGTGCTGCGGGAAAGACGGGACTAAAATCATTCCCCAGCAGAAACAGCTGGTGCTGCGCAATTTCCAGCAGCTGATCAACAAACATTACCGCAACATCAAACTGCCGAAAGAATACGCGGAGCTGCTCTACATTACGCCCAACCATCTGAACGCGCTTTGCCAGGACTTACTGGGCAAAACCGCCGGGGAGCTGATCCGCGACCGCATCCTGCTCGAAGCCAAACGCATGCTCACCAACGCGGGCATGACAGTAACGCAGATCGCGCGGGAGCTGAATTTCGAGGACAACTCTTATTTCTCCCGGTTCTTCAAAAAATATGAAGGCATTACGCCGGATGAGTTCAGGAAAAATTTAAACTGA
- a CDS encoding two-component regulator propeller domain-containing protein — translation MTLHLGGIKRFSFIAVLFIVLFHTVGTAQVNNLRFSHLGIAEGLSQSSVYSLFQDSRGFIWVATTDGLNRYDGYGFRHFRYDPTNPYSIISNELLNLEEDGQGNLLVGSAFGLDLFDPRLERFHRVLPPKDYNFKHVNAIKKDARGNIWVGTARGLMWYDQEYRRLRPVNLGQEIGVPYVRTIAIDAEGILWLAGGQRVICYNPVSRRVLPTPEALLKNERYGKSSFQHASIDSAGNVWLGTEKDGLIVWDRNTRQCANFNSDTRVQIGSDMVRAIYFQHGEAWIGTRNGLYILNNTRTAVRNYVVDKYDPYSISGNSILCMMKDRAGSMWVGSFAGGISVEHPGNENFSYINEQMGRQPGLTYRVVSSIKEDKQQNLWIATEGGGVNYYDRKNNTFRHVRVNPGSPHHINPEMVKAIHLDQRNNLFIGTLEGLFRHNISSGGMQPIPLKETPARAMDDVVYGLAGDDQDLWIGTKGGLFRINAAGDTFRYRNNKKDPGSIISNDINALILDSQGGVWIGTEVGLSWLPKGRQHFRNYLAEYDSVFNKNAILCIYEDDRRNIWIGTRGGGLKLLNRERNQFFTLDTAFGLSSNIVHGIIQDQKGDMWVSFDQSIAKIVIRKAHAPFSKEDVQVVNYSVNNGLGSNEFLAAACRTAAGEVMFGGNNGIVSFNPEKLIINRTKPPVAFTSFLIKNKLVPIGDDSPLRQSITYTDHITLKHNQAFFTIGFAALNYINSGTNQYAYMLEGMQGDPQWNYVGSQQQATYTNLDAGEYVFKVKAANNDGLWNEEYTSLRITVLPPIWKTWYAYLFYLVTAAAILYFFWSHSLKTAHLRHELAMQQRSREKDRELAQRKLSFFTNISHEIKTPLTLILAPLEKLVNEEQGNHKVLQQLLLMQRNGERLMRLTDQLLDFRKFEAGHMQLQVVQDDMVRFVRDVLQSFDAYARQRNLRLNLDAESPEMQLWFDHDKLEKILFNLLSNAVKFTPAGGKIKVSIRTSTERKVVITVEDNGAGIAPEHLGKIFNPFHHYNNTGLPISGTGIGLAFTKGLVGLHRGQISVESVQSAPDKPGHTCFTVTLPLYREQYAESEVQHDVPVIPVESELPVLQREEEGEQPVMLIVEDNEEMLAFIASHFRGQYTVHEAADGKEALKIATEVLPDIVITDVAMPGMNGTDLCRKLKKDERTSHIPIILLTARSPLVFQMEGLETGADDYVTKPFNMGLLQLRVNNLLQSRALLRERYSKDIMLQPRNISITSADEVFLDKVMHFIDGNILEPTLNVEQLAKEVNMSRITLYRKIKALTNQSTIEFIRGYRLKRAAQYLERNEFTVTEVAYMVGFSDVDYFRKWFKTEFGRTPKEYAAAHAGNAGAAGE, via the coding sequence ATGACTTTACACCTGGGGGGAATTAAACGTTTCAGTTTTATCGCGGTACTCTTTATTGTATTATTCCATACCGTCGGAACTGCACAGGTCAACAACCTGCGCTTTTCGCATCTTGGGATTGCAGAAGGATTGTCGCAAAGCTCCGTGTACAGCCTCTTCCAGGATTCGCGTGGTTTTATCTGGGTGGCCACCACCGACGGCCTGAACCGGTACGATGGTTACGGTTTCCGCCATTTCCGGTACGACCCCACCAACCCTTACAGCATTATCAGCAATGAATTACTGAACCTGGAAGAAGACGGCCAGGGTAACCTGCTGGTGGGCTCCGCCTTCGGTCTCGACCTCTTCGACCCCCGGCTCGAACGTTTTCACCGCGTACTGCCGCCTAAAGATTATAACTTCAAACACGTCAACGCCATAAAAAAGGACGCCCGCGGCAACATCTGGGTGGGCACCGCCCGTGGCCTGATGTGGTACGACCAGGAATACCGCCGCCTGCGGCCCGTGAACCTGGGGCAGGAGATCGGGGTGCCGTACGTGCGCACCATCGCCATCGATGCCGAGGGCATCCTCTGGCTGGCCGGCGGTCAGCGGGTGATCTGTTACAATCCCGTGAGCCGCCGTGTGTTGCCCACGCCCGAGGCCCTGCTGAAAAACGAGCGCTACGGCAAAAGTTCCTTCCAGCACGCCAGCATCGACAGTGCCGGGAATGTGTGGCTGGGCACGGAAAAAGACGGCCTCATCGTGTGGGACCGCAATACCCGCCAGTGCGCCAACTTTAATTCCGATACCCGGGTACAGATCGGGAGCGACATGGTGCGCGCCATTTATTTTCAGCATGGCGAAGCCTGGATAGGCACCCGTAACGGCCTGTACATCCTCAACAACACCCGCACGGCGGTCCGCAATTACGTGGTCGACAAGTACGACCCGTATTCCATTTCCGGCAACAGCATCCTGTGCATGATGAAGGACCGGGCCGGGAGCATGTGGGTGGGCTCCTTTGCCGGCGGCATCAGCGTGGAGCACCCGGGCAACGAAAATTTCAGTTATATAAACGAACAGATGGGCCGCCAGCCGGGCCTTACGTACCGGGTGGTGAGCAGCATCAAGGAAGATAAACAGCAGAACCTCTGGATTGCCACCGAAGGCGGCGGCGTGAATTATTACGACCGGAAAAACAACACCTTCCGTCACGTCCGCGTAAATCCCGGCTCGCCGCACCATATCAACCCTGAAATGGTGAAAGCCATTCATCTCGACCAGCGCAACAACCTGTTCATCGGTACGCTGGAAGGGCTTTTCCGTCATAATATCTCCTCCGGCGGCATGCAGCCCATCCCGCTGAAGGAAACGCCCGCCCGCGCCATGGACGATGTGGTGTACGGCCTGGCAGGCGATGACCAGGACCTGTGGATCGGGACCAAAGGAGGGCTTTTCCGGATAAATGCGGCGGGCGATACGTTCCGCTACCGCAATAACAAAAAGGACCCCGGCAGCATCATTTCCAACGACATCAACGCCCTGATTCTCGACAGCCAGGGCGGCGTATGGATAGGCACGGAGGTTGGCCTGAGCTGGCTGCCCAAAGGCCGGCAGCATTTCCGGAACTACCTCGCCGAATACGACAGCGTATTTAACAAGAACGCCATCCTGTGTATATATGAAGACGACCGCCGCAACATCTGGATTGGCACGCGGGGAGGCGGGCTCAAGCTCCTGAACCGGGAAAGGAACCAGTTCTTCACGTTGGATACGGCTTTCGGGCTTTCCAGCAACATCGTGCACGGCATCATCCAGGACCAGAAAGGGGACATGTGGGTGAGCTTCGACCAGAGCATCGCCAAAATCGTGATCCGCAAGGCCCATGCGCCGTTTTCCAAAGAAGACGTGCAGGTGGTGAACTATTCGGTGAACAATGGCCTCGGTTCCAACGAGTTCCTGGCCGCCGCCTGCCGCACGGCCGCCGGGGAGGTGATGTTCGGGGGGAACAACGGCATCGTGTCGTTCAACCCCGAAAAACTGATCATCAACCGCACCAAACCGCCGGTCGCATTCACGTCGTTCCTGATCAAAAACAAGCTGGTGCCCATCGGCGACGATTCTCCGCTCCGCCAGAGCATCACCTACACCGATCACATCACCTTAAAACATAACCAGGCCTTTTTTACCATCGGTTTCGCCGCGCTGAATTATATCAACTCCGGCACCAACCAGTATGCTTACATGCTGGAAGGTATGCAGGGCGACCCGCAGTGGAACTACGTGGGCAGCCAGCAGCAGGCCACCTATACCAACCTCGACGCGGGCGAATATGTGTTCAAAGTGAAAGCCGCCAATAACGACGGGCTGTGGAATGAGGAATACACCAGCCTGCGCATCACCGTGCTGCCGCCGATCTGGAAAACCTGGTACGCCTACCTCTTTTATCTTGTTACCGCCGCCGCCATTTTGTATTTCTTCTGGTCGCACTCCCTCAAAACCGCGCACCTCCGCCACGAACTGGCCATGCAGCAGCGCAGCCGGGAGAAAGACCGCGAACTGGCGCAGCGGAAGCTGTCGTTTTTCACCAACATCTCACACGAAATCAAAACCCCGCTCACCCTCATCCTGGCGCCGCTGGAAAAACTGGTGAACGAGGAACAGGGCAATCATAAAGTGCTCCAGCAGCTGCTGCTCATGCAGCGCAACGGGGAGCGCCTGATGCGGCTGACCGACCAGCTGCTCGATTTCCGGAAGTTCGAAGCGGGCCATATGCAGCTGCAGGTGGTGCAGGACGATATGGTGCGCTTCGTGCGGGACGTGCTGCAATCGTTCGACGCATACGCCCGGCAGCGGAACCTCCGCCTCAACCTCGACGCCGAATCCCCGGAAATGCAGCTTTGGTTCGACCACGACAAACTGGAGAAAATCCTCTTCAACCTGCTCTCCAACGCGGTGAAATTCACCCCGGCCGGCGGCAAAATCAAGGTTTCCATCCGCACCAGCACCGAACGGAAGGTGGTGATCACCGTGGAAGACAATGGCGCCGGCATTGCGCCCGAGCACCTCGGCAAGATTTTTAATCCTTTCCATCATTATAATAATACCGGCCTGCCGATTTCAGGTACCGGCATCGGGCTGGCGTTCACCAAAGGGCTCGTGGGCCTGCACCGGGGGCAGATCAGCGTGGAAAGCGTACAGTCTGCACCTGACAAACCCGGTCATACCTGCTTCACCGTTACGCTGCCGCTGTATCGCGAGCAGTATGCCGAAAGCGAAGTACAGCACGATGTGCCGGTGATCCCGGTGGAATCGGAGCTGCCCGTTCTGCAACGTGAGGAAGAAGGAGAGCAGCCCGTGATGCTGATCGTGGAAGACAACGAGGAGATGCTGGCGTTTATCGCTTCCCATTTCCGTGGGCAGTACACGGTGCACGAGGCGGCAGACGGGAAGGAGGCGCTCAAAATCGCCACGGAGGTATTGCCTGATATCGTCATCACCGACGTGGCCATGCCCGGCATGAACGGCACCGACCTCTGCCGTAAACTGAAAAAAGACGAACGCACCAGCCATATTCCCATTATCCTGCTCACGGCCCGCAGCCCGCTGGTGTTCCAGATGGAGGGCCTCGAGACCGGCGCGGACGATTATGTAACGAAACCTTTTAATATGGGGCTGCTCCAGCTGCGGGTCAACAACCTGCTGCAATCACGCGCCCTGCTGCGCGAGCGGTACAGCAAAGACATCATGCTGCAACCCCGCAACATCTCCATCACATCGGCCGACGAGGTGTTTCTCGATAAGGTGATGCATTTTATCGACGGCAACATCCTGGAACCCACGCTCAATGTGGAGCAGCTGGCCAAAGAAGTGAACATGAGCCGTATCACCCTTTACCGGAAAATCAAGGCGCTCACCAACCAGAGCACCATCGAATTCATCCGGGGTTATCGCCTGAAACGGGCGGCCCAGTACCTCGAGCGGAACGAATTCACCGTTACCGAGGTGGCATATATGGTAGGTTTTTCTGATGTGGACTACTTCCGCAAATGGTTCAAAACCGAGTTTGGCCGCACCCCCAAAGAATACGCGGCCGCCCATGCCGGAAATGCCGGTGCTGCCGGTGAATAA
- a CDS encoding GreA/GreB family elongation factor — MQKVNHQLVFREDDYEMLTACLNDGQRASTFGPQVVEALQADFRKAKLVSKEQFPADVVRLNSKVIVKDLHNDKTMEIIVVMPDSADIKQRKISVMNPVGAALIGFRQGQQVMWQVPTGQKKFTIMEVINQE; from the coding sequence ATGCAAAAAGTAAACCATCAACTGGTATTCAGGGAAGATGATTATGAGATGTTAACGGCATGTCTCAACGACGGGCAGCGCGCAAGTACGTTCGGCCCGCAGGTAGTGGAAGCATTACAGGCCGATTTCAGGAAGGCGAAACTCGTGAGCAAGGAACAATTCCCGGCCGATGTTGTGCGCCTCAATTCCAAAGTGATCGTCAAAGACCTGCATAACGATAAAACCATGGAAATCATCGTGGTGATGCCGGATAGCGCCGACATCAAACAACGGAAAATTTCCGTGATGAACCCTGTAGGCGCGGCGCTTATCGGTTTCCGCCAAGGGCAGCAAGTGATGTGGCAGGTGCCTACCGGCCAGAAAAAATTCACCATTATGGAGGTGATCAACCAGGAATAA
- a CDS encoding ferritin-like domain-containing protein — MHTSRQWIEHFRNNLRYYRINWDIQPSISSRETATILRSMQAWQLGETSDGHNLIRAVTRYAEKHDDPDYIEAMKLFIKEEQKHGENLGRYLDAIGQPRIKKDWGDSLFRWFRGFNTSMEMWTVAVLTVESAAQIYYQALKDATYCVLLKQICRDILIDEAYHITFQVERMTILYDQKSPAGKMICAPLYKLFFFGTALTVWFAHRRLFEAGGNTYHSYMRKMHYKYMRTFHRLTAPKTKPEPALI, encoded by the coding sequence ATGCACACCTCCCGGCAATGGATCGAACATTTCCGCAACAACCTCCGGTATTACCGTATCAACTGGGACATCCAGCCCTCCATCTCCTCCCGCGAAACCGCCACCATCCTCCGTTCCATGCAGGCATGGCAGCTGGGTGAAACGTCGGACGGGCATAACCTCATACGGGCGGTGACCAGGTATGCAGAAAAACACGACGATCCGGATTACATCGAAGCGATGAAACTCTTCATCAAAGAAGAGCAGAAGCATGGCGAGAATCTCGGCCGTTATCTCGATGCCATCGGGCAGCCGAGGATTAAAAAAGACTGGGGCGACTCCCTCTTCCGCTGGTTCCGCGGTTTTAACACCAGCATGGAAATGTGGACGGTTGCGGTGCTGACGGTGGAAAGTGCGGCGCAGATCTATTACCAGGCGCTCAAAGATGCCACGTATTGCGTGTTGCTCAAACAGATCTGTCGCGACATCCTGATCGACGAGGCATATCACATTACGTTCCAGGTAGAAAGAATGACCATCCTCTACGATCAGAAATCCCCTGCCGGGAAAATGATCTGCGCTCCCCTGTATAAACTGTTTTTCTTCGGAACGGCGCTCACCGTGTGGTTCGCACACCGGCGGCTGTTCGAAGCGGGCGGCAATACCTATCACAGTTACATGCGCAAAATGCACTACAAATACATGAGAACCTTCCATCGCCTCACTGCACCGAAAACCAAACCGGAACCCGCACTGATATGA